A region of Nitrospirota bacterium DNA encodes the following proteins:
- a CDS encoding PIN domain-containing protein produces MGVTILRLIFMILSAAVGYHIALGIDREYGIYGLLLGIAFSLTVILIEIALSRVTLRILVGGILGLIGGSLLAKIIASTIGALSPRMSLLLHLLLMGLFGYFGIVFGIKKGESFQLSKVIRYLKGQEGNENTKILDTSVIIDGRIADICETGFLEGMFIIPQFILRELQHIADSSDPLKRARGRRGLDILHKIQKMAGVDVKIIEEDFPKLRDVDSKLVALAKRLNAKIITNDFNLNKVAELQGVTVLNINELTNAVKPVVLPGEGMKVFILKEGKEINQGVAYLDDGTMVVVENARKLIGKTVDVIVTSVLQTTAGRMIFTKLKEEAEREEYSVASMR; encoded by the coding sequence ATGGGAGTTACTATTCTGAGGCTTATATTTATGATCCTGAGCGCAGCGGTTGGTTACCACATTGCGCTTGGTATAGACAGGGAATATGGCATTTATGGATTACTTTTAGGCATTGCCTTTTCCTTAACAGTTATACTAATAGAAATCGCTCTCAGTAGAGTCACACTGAGGATATTAGTAGGTGGCATATTAGGACTTATAGGAGGTTCACTCTTAGCAAAGATTATTGCATCTACAATAGGTGCCCTTTCGCCTCGAATGAGCCTTCTGCTTCATCTTTTACTTATGGGTTTATTCGGATACTTTGGTATCGTATTCGGGATAAAAAAGGGGGAAAGCTTTCAGCTTTCTAAAGTGATAAGATACCTTAAAGGTCAGGAGGGCAACGAGAATACAAAGATTCTGGATACCTCTGTAATTATAGACGGAAGGATTGCCGATATATGCGAGACAGGTTTTCTTGAAGGGATGTTTATAATACCCCAATTTATCCTCAGGGAGCTTCAGCATATCGCTGACTCCTCTGATCCATTAAAGAGGGCAAGGGGAAGGAGAGGGCTTGATATACTCCATAAGATTCAGAAGATGGCTGGAGTTGATGTCAAGATTATCGAAGAGGATTTTCCAAAACTCAGAGATGTAGATTCGAAGTTAGTGGCATTAGCAAAGAGGTTAAATGCCAAGATTATTACAAATGATTTTAACCTTAATAAGGTTGCTGAGCTTCAGGGTGTTACAGTACTTAACATAAACGAATTGACTAATGCAGTAAAACCTGTTGTTCTTCCGGGCGAGGGGATGAAGGTTTTTATCTTAAAAGAGGGTAAGGAAATAAATCAGGGTGTGGCATACCTTGACGATGGAACCATGGTAGTAGTAGAGAATGCGAGGAAGCTTATTGGTAAGACGGTAGATGTTATTGTTACCAGCGTTCTTCAGACAACTGCGGGAAGAATGATCTTCACAAAACTTAAGGAAGAAGCAGAGAGAGAAGAATATTCGGTCGCCAGTATGAGGTGA
- a CDS encoding DegQ family serine endoprotease yields the protein MLIEKIVKNKWIIYSVILLVAGIGIGLLFASSLDWLPLGHTTQQKTISSAVTEQLSQTSQAFAEIVKAVTPSVVNISTTKIVKRGTSQLSPFFDDPFFKDFFGNGPFHEFRLPKKWREQSLGSGVIVSQDGYILTNNHVIGKADEIKVSFSDKREFKGKLIGADSKTDIAVIKIDAKDLPTVRWGDSDKLQVGEFVLAIGNPFGLNQTVTMGIISAVGRANVGIADYEDFIQTDAAINPGNSGGALVNIKGELIGINTAIFSRSGGYQGIGFAVPSNMAKDVMDGLIKKGKVVRGWLGVTIQEVTPELAAGFGLKNLKGAIVSDISRGSSAEKAGIKRGDIITMYNGKEIESVGQLRNAVAKTPVGAEVKIVILRDKKEKELLVTIGELPKEIAREGLYKDRHFEEEGVSSVFGGITVKELTPNIASRLGISKDERGVVVTSVESDSAAEESGIRKGDVIQEIDKKEINSLKDYTRIVSRLKKNETVLLLINRGGRKFYVTLKSLG from the coding sequence ATGCTTATAGAGAAAATCGTTAAGAATAAATGGATTATATATTCTGTTATCTTGTTGGTGGCAGGGATTGGAATAGGTCTTCTATTTGCATCGAGCCTCGACTGGCTTCCATTAGGACACACGACACAACAAAAGACAATATCATCTGCCGTTACTGAACAGCTTAGTCAGACAAGCCAGGCTTTTGCAGAGATAGTAAAAGCAGTCACACCATCTGTCGTTAATATCTCGACCACAAAGATAGTTAAGAGGGGGACTTCTCAGCTATCCCCTTTCTTTGATGACCCATTTTTCAAGGATTTCTTTGGGAATGGTCCATTTCATGAGTTTCGTTTACCTAAGAAGTGGCGGGAACAGAGCCTTGGATCAGGAGTTATAGTCTCTCAAGATGGTTATATTCTAACAAATAACCATGTAATTGGGAAGGCAGATGAGATTAAGGTATCATTCTCAGACAAGAGGGAATTTAAAGGAAAGCTTATTGGTGCAGATTCAAAGACAGATATAGCAGTAATCAAGATAGATGCAAAGGATTTACCAACCGTACGCTGGGGAGACTCTGATAAATTGCAGGTTGGAGAGTTTGTTCTGGCTATAGGCAATCCGTTTGGACTTAATCAAACAGTCACTATGGGTATTATCAGTGCGGTGGGCAGGGCTAATGTCGGAATAGCCGATTATGAGGATTTCATACAAACCGATGCGGCTATAAATCCAGGCAACTCAGGGGGTGCCCTCGTAAACATAAAAGGAGAACTTATAGGGATAAATACTGCCATTTTTTCGCGCAGTGGTGGTTATCAAGGAATAGGATTTGCGGTTCCAAGTAACATGGCTAAGGATGTAATGGATGGGCTTATAAAAAAAGGAAAGGTCGTAAGGGGCTGGCTTGGTGTTACGATTCAGGAGGTAACCCCTGAACTTGCAGCAGGGTTCGGACTGAAAAATCTTAAGGGTGCCATAGTGAGTGATATCTCAAGGGGTAGTTCTGCAGAGAAGGCAGGAATCAAACGTGGAGATATAATAACCATGTATAATGGAAAAGAGATAGAAAGTGTTGGACAGCTCAGGAATGCCGTAGCCAAGACACCTGTAGGGGCAGAAGTGAAGATAGTAATCCTCAGAGATAAGAAGGAAAAGGAGTTATTGGTAACTATCGGAGAACTTCCTAAAGAAATTGCCCGTGAAGGTTTATACAAGGACAGGCATTTTGAAGAAGAGGGGGTAAGCAGTGTTTTTGGTGGAATAACTGTTAAGGAGTTAACACCTAATATTGCCAGTCGTCTCGGAATCTCAAAGGATGAACGTGGTGTGGTTGTTACATCTGTGGAGTCTGATAGTGCAGCAGAGGAGTCAGGGATACGAAAAGGAGATGTTATTCAGGAGATTGATAAAAAAGAGATAAACAGTTTAAAGGATTATACCCGTATTGTCTCACGGCTGAAGAAGAATGAGACAGTACTTCTTTTAATAAACAGGGGTGGAAGGAAATTTTATGTAACACTAAAATCACTCGGTTAA